GCTGAACGATTTGTCACATGCAGCAGCGACGTTCTCCGTTGCCTCACCACCAATGATATCATTTTTTTGAAACGGGGCAccacaattattatcatcattcgtGGGCGCAGGTACCTCTGAGCTTGGTAGCAACGATGAGGGCGGCGGCTGGCGATTAGTCAGGTATCTCTTACCTCGAGCCACCATGTCACCGGTCAATTGGAGCAATGACCGGACTACAAAACCCAAAATGcttgtcgtcgtcgctgctgggtCTTCGTTTTCGACATCGCTATAGTTGGCTGGGTTATGCGGATCATTATTGTCCTAAAATCAGATGTAAGATACACATATGTTAGCACAATAAAGGCCGCACCAATGATTTTCTGAAGAGGAAGGTGCTAGAACTTAGAAGGATATACATACCGTGCTAGTAGCCTCTTCATCTAGGCCGTCAGCCTCCACCCAGTCGCCCATTTCATTCGTCAACTCCATGTAGTGCCCCTCGTTGACGACAACGATCTCATGTGGCGACACCTGCAGCACACTCGATCAAATCAATAACTCGTTGAGTAGAGAGTGTATAAGTACTAAGTTGTAGGTCCTTGAAAAAGTAATTGGATTGTTACTATCTCATGTAACAACTCGTTGGCTAGAGTGTGTATACATACTAAGTTGCAGGTCCTTGAAAAGGTAGAGAAAAAAATATACATGTACGTCACTACGGGAACCAGCGGAGGGGCCGAcggccggcggccgtcggcacagcatcaCCTGCCGTCGGCCcacgtctgtgccgacggccgccgtcggcacaccGCCGTCGGCACAGTATCGCCTCGGCACAGACTGGCTCGCCGTCGGCCCAgcctttgccgtcggcacagactccAGCCCGACGGTCAAACGACGCCGTCGGCACAGTAGCTGTCGGCACAGTCAACGTGGGGCCCGCGGAGCGTCTAACGGCCGTTAGGTCAAGGGAGgtactgtgccgacggccaagccgtcggcctAGACACTGCCATCGGAGGACCAGAGGCTGCCACGCGTCCACGCCCCtgctgctgtgccgacggccaagccgtcggcccagATGCTGCCATCGGAGGACCAGAGGCTGCCACGCGTCCACGCCCCtgctcctgtgccgacggccaagccgtcggcccagGTCTGCCCGACGCGCTGCCGCCCGCTCCGCGCTGCCGCTGGGCGCACccttcctgtgccgacggcatagccgtcggcacagcccctGCCATTTGGCACGTCCAGGGGGCTGTGCCGACGGCGACCATACCATTTGGTTTCCCGCTGCATTTCCTGGCCCAGCACAGCACGCACAGCATATATAGCAGTAATATACATTCAAATGCATCACAAATGTTGCACAGCACATAATCATCATCAAATGTAGCAACAACATCATCGTGATACAAATATGTGTCATGTAGCACACACAATCATCATACATCGTCGACACATGGCACACACGATCGACGCACACCCGCTAGACACCTAGCTAAGGGAAACTAAGATCAGGGGGTCCGACTCGTAAATTCAGGCGTCCGGCCTTTGTCGAGGTAGACCGAAGTAGAACCATGGCCTGAACCATCGCCAGCAGGTGAAAACCCTGAAGCACCGGGAGAATGGCGGCCGGGGTGCATCGGTGTGCCCTCGCGCGACGAACCAGGAGAGGGTCGGTTCCGCGAACTTCCCGTGCCCTACATGTTTGAGAAGAGTTAGCATCTTACACATGGGAAAGGAAAGCGGTGAGAACTAGTTAGGCACAGGACTTACCGGAGTCCGTGCGTAGTATGTGGCCGCGAAAGCTTCCCTCGATGGGCACACTGGAGTCGGCCCCGGCCTAGGTGGCTCCTCTTCCGGAAGTGCGATCCTCTCTCCAGTCTGGAAGAACGTCCTGAccgcctgcaagatagtttagATGTCAAGCGCCGCAGATATAAAAAAAGGGGAGGTGGGACTTGTCATGTCTTCGAACCATAAAAGATTGGAACTTACACGACTCGTCGCCTCCTGGTACTCTTCCCAAGCCGCTCTCTTGAGGTCCCACTCTGCTACAACCGTCAAATAGTTCTCATAAGCGGCCGCGTAGGCGGCCTCAAAGTGAGCCTACAATTTCCAAGAAAAGGAGTCATGTCACTTTAGCCATTCAGGGATGAATGTTGGAAAGAAGATGGAAATGAGAAAACTTACATCCGTACGACGGTGTCGAGGAGGCGCGACCGGTGGGTCGCCGGCGGTGAGGGTAGACCTGATCTGCGTGAGGGTCCTCTGCGGCTTGATCACCCCACTAAGAAGCTTCGTGCGGCCATGCTCCGCGCCGCTCCCCGCCACCATAATCGCCGTCAAGTCGGTCTCCTGCTcaataggatcatccacctcCGGATGAAGACCCTTGAACACCGAGCAGTACTTGTCCAACTCCTCTTCGGCAAAGCCGTAGTACTCGGgcagcgagggctgaggctggctcagatcgggctgcttcagcttcatcttctgccaCCCTCCCACCTCGGTGAGAGGCTCCCCGAGTTCCGCCTCCTGCCCAGGACGATAATTGTTATGTGTATCAAGTAGTACTATGAGGGGAAAGAAAGGGAAGTTGTTCCATGTATATATGTCGCTTGTGCTTCCTGTGGCGCTCAGTCTGCGGCTTCCCGCCTTGTGTGTTCCTCCGGTGCCCGGTTTGCCTTGTTGCGCGCGCTCTTGGCGTTGAAGTCGGCGTCTTCGCCAACCCACCTCGCTACCAAGGCCTCAAATGCGTCTTCCTTATTCTCGCACCATAGGGGCATAACCTGAAAAaccaaaactcatttgaagaacacaTAATGCAATCCCAACTATGCAGCAACATAGAGTCTCATTGAATATTTACTTACCTTGAAGTAATCTTCCTTTGTCATCTGAGGATCGTCCCTGATATTGTCAGCTTTCTTGACCCTCGTGCCCTGCTCAGCCTTGAAGTGCCCGATGCAGGTATGCTTCTGATTGTACCACTGTTGCCTTGTCAACCTCTGACAAGCCCTAGTCAGTACCGCCTTCCCTAGCTCAACCATATCATCAGGCACCTTATAATGGGTCTGCAATCATGCATAAGAATAATTGTGAGAGAGACATGAGTTAGCATAGTGTGGTCATCAACTATGAAGTAAACTCGAGAAGCATGCTTTACCCAAAACTTGGTGTACACGGCGTCAGAAGCTGTCCCAAAGCCCGGGCAAGGAGCtgcctcatagtccgcccaagtctCGGCTAGCTTCTTCTCGCCGCCGGGGACCGGAGTGTAAAAGCCCGGCCAGTACTGCCTAATAAGAGCTCCAATCATGCTCGACGGCTGGCGAACCCCCTTGTCATATGTCCAATTGCTGCACAATAATCAAAACATTAGTATGCCAATCAGTTATGCAcaataatgaaaacattagtacatAGCAAAATGAATCTAAATGTTCAAAATTAAACTTACTCTTTTTCGTTCGGGATGATGAGGGCTTTCGCATCTGGCTAGTAGGCTCCCTCCTCTCATCGGGGACTTGCGCTTCACCACGAATGCGCAACTTCTTCGGCGCCGCCATCTCCctctccgcctcctcgtcctgcccctccacctccatctccacctccatctccacctccatctcccccTCAGTAGACTGTGTGTGAGCGGACTGGGAAGCCACGTCGCCAGAAGCAGAGGGTATGTCACCAAGGAAaggtccacctccacctcgtcctcgtcctccacctccacctcgtcctcgtcctccacctccgcctccgcctcgtcctccagctcgtcctccacctccacctcgtcctccacctccaccacgtcctccacctccacctacacctccacCTCCAACTCCACCCGTGTCATCGTCCGCGTAACGCGAGCTGGCACGCGTTGGTCTTCCACTTCTAGTGGTCCCGGTGAACTTCTGTTGGCTCATACTCTTCAAAATGGAGTTCATGGATTGCTTGCTTCCGCTCATATTGATCAATCACCTGCATTGACAAAGAGTAAACAAGTAAGCATTCATGCCTTAATAAAATGTAGACACTAAGcaaaaaatagatactaagcataagaagcatattgaaaaatagatactaagcataagaagcatattgaaaaatagatactaagcataagaagcatattgaaaaatagatactaagcataagaagcatattgaaaaataaatactaagtataagaagcatatggaaaaatagatactaagcataaaggcataaaggaccctcacctcgaatcatcactatcataatgaggcattgggttctcataacgaggcattgggttctcatttTCACTATCACTATCAGTATCATGTGAGTAATGAGGTTGGGTGGGAATGTCCGGTGGAGTCTCATCATTGAACCCATTGCCCTCATGTAACTTGGTGAGCATTTGTATGTCCTTTAGGTCCACCACTGTTTCACCATGAAGATGTGCCTCGTTCTCGAGGTCCTCAAGACCAATTTCTATTTCGAAATccccaaagttctcttgctcttgataaaaaattccctcgtatgttacagggtcaatgttgttgtaatcctcGTCGGAGGGcatgggtagcttaccatgtggtgataccttgaacacgacttcccagccttTGAGGTACTCCTTTTGacatgggtagggcaaataataaacttgcttggcttggtgagccacaacaaagacatcggctccgctatagcAGGTTGAAGGCCTAACTTCCACTAACCCAATGGAAGGAGTGCTTCTCTGTCCAACTTGTGGGTCGAACCAAGGTGGCAtttgaacacaacgagattgagttgtATGTTTGTCCTATTGAATGTCGgctcgtatacattctctaacctTCCGTAGTATTCTATGTCATCGgatcctttggtgaagaccccGGTATTTATAGTTTTTGGGTTAGGCCGATTCTTCTGGTGATACTAcgtatggaagcgatacccattcACATCGTACTTCTCATACATTGAGATTCTACGGTTGCAACCACAGGAAACACATCTCAGCTCATTCgtcatctcaacgttgggatcacctccctacaaattcagttcaaattgtttctttgcattagttacgtgtaataagagggacaagtcacggattgcaaaAGTATTGGATAAAAGGGACTtgttagaaattactttttcgtAGAACCAATCCAGGAATTTTTTCTTTCCGGGACGACTCTCTTTCAAAAGAATCTCCATCTCCGCATCAGAGGGATCCGTCGATCTCGTCCAATATTCATCCTTGTATTGgctaaaaggaagaaaaaacgtATTAGACCAAAAAAAATCGAGTTACTAATagcaaagtaatttgttcaccattttacctGATGAATTTGAGCACTTCTTGCATGTTCGTAACCACATAAAACATTATGCAATCTTTCTCTTCCTTTGTCAAGATGccctttttagaggcaccagcctTGCCACCGTGACATTTGAAGAGGAGGAGCTTGGGGTCATGCTTGGGCTCGTCGATATTGTACCGAGATATCGGGTTATGCATAGTGGGAACATCATCCGCATAGTACGTTGTCGTGGCGTCTGCCATCTCCCGGAGGatagttgcctcagctatgcatgcttcaatcttatttttgttgcCACATTTGTTtcgaatatacttgaactctctctcaatgCAAAACTGCCAACGATCTTGCACCGgtccacccaagagtgcctcgttcgcaagatgcacaatgagatgtaacatcggagtAAAGAAACCTGGTGGAAAGatcatctctaacttgcataACAACTCCGGCACTTGATCATGCAACTTCGCAATCACCGACTCACATATCACGCTTAGCACAgaccgtgcggaagaaatggctcaactccgcaagcactcgccagacatgctcggggagataccctcgaaccatcaccggcatcagtcgctcaatccatatatgatagtcgtgactcttgagcccgtttaCTTTTCCTGTTGtaagattgactcccttactcatattcgaacaatagcCATGCACGGGAACATAACGGCGTATTTCAGCCACATCATTGCCTCCTTCTTACGGAGACTATCAAGCACGTAGTTGGCATGCGGCTTGACCCAATTTTTCTATTGCCCTCAGGGAGGATGCATGTGTAGTCTTTGCTGTCACACGAGattctcaacatcgactctagccttgacattatcctttgtcTTGTCGGGAATGTTCGGGACGGTGTTAAAAACGGACTCCCCCACattcttttcggtgtgcatcatatcgatgttatggggaagttcgagatccttgtaatactcgagctgcgTTAAGCCCGGCACGTGAGTCCGGTTGTGTGTCTCACCATATCCCACATATGTTTTGCCGGGTTCTTTACTACGTttggagagcacgtagctcaccATCAACAGTTTCACCATTGAACTTTGGTATCGTTTCTTCTTCACGCACAACTTTGCCCTttgtgaagttctttttgtctcctctgaACCGATGCCCTCTTTTGAGGTACTTTCGATGTTTGTCAAATGCGACATATTTGCGACCCGCATTCAGCCAAATGAACTCCAATCGGTGCACACTTTGGGCATGGAAACCTACCAGGTTGTACAATGCCCGCAAAATAGAGCGTACCCAGGTAGGTCGTGCATGGAATAttggaaccaaactttcatgacaAAGTTTGTCTTTGTTGCTCGGTCGTATGTCAAGGTCccatggtgccaagagtggtgcaaatcatccacaagcGGTTGCATGAATACACTCAAATTCTTCCCGGGTAATCAGGCCCTGGAATGATCATCGACGGGAATATGGTCTTCCTTTGCAtaaggactccgggagggagattgagcggaataacaaacacgggccaacagCTGTACGCGGATCtttgacataccatatggattgaatccatcggttgctatcgcaattctgacattcgAGCATCATTTGCCTTATCGGGGTGTTTTGCATCGAAGTTACGCCATGCTTTACCATCAGATGGGTGCCCCATGTTTAGTCGTCCCTCCGCGTCCTTGAATCTCAACCCGTTCTtatgccacgtcatctgtttggctgaCTCCTCCGACATGTAAAGCcgttggattctttttatgaacgggagataacgaagaatcttCACGGCGACTTTTATGCACCTTCTCACCATTAGCTACGGTTATCTCATGATACCTAGAGGACCCACACTTGCTACAATATTTGTCATCCGCAAactctttccaaaacaaaagacaGTTTTTGGGACAACAATCATACTTCACATAATCCATGCTGAGCGCTTTCAACATTTTCTTTGCTGCATACATGGTTTTAGGCAGACAATGGCCTTCGGGCAACATGTTACCAACAGTTACCAAATTTTTCAAAGCATGCACGGGTCTTTGTCGGCCTGGGCCTTGTCGGCTAGTACTTGCGcaatggcatcgagctgagaaatttTTGCACCCTCGTATAGAGGCCTCTGAGCCGCAGccatcatatcatagaaggcctttgCGGTAGGCtcgggttcctccggttctggcggttccTCCGGTTACAGCGGTCCCTCGGGTTCTGGCGGTTCCTCCTGTTACAGCGATTCGGCATGTAGGCATCGTGGAGATCATCTAGCAAGTATCTAATCCCATCGTCCTCATTGCCATCGATTCGCTGcctcatcacctcacctctgtcacgttcgtacTGAGCAAAGTCGACACACGTGACGTAATCAGGCATATACCCATTCAACCAAAGATGTTTAGTCATATCATCCTTTCCGTGACGATGACGCCTCTTGCAACGAGCGCAAGGGCAACTTGGATGAACGCCTGACTTTGAACCACGCGCTAACTCCTTCACTAATAAATTGGTCTTCCATACCCACTCTTACGTCATTTCGGTGTTGAACTAGCACGACCCTTTGTACATCcacccattatcagccatcctctgcttgattgggagacaaacaacaaatagtaccatgaaattaaatgcatcatatttttattttaccgggcgaaacgcatgcatcaacctacatctctactaggtgggctcctagcagccgccggatccgtagttggctacgttctccatgctctaccccggtccaagtcagaatttcggcagcacctccccgctgctctcccgatacacgtctcggcaaaaaaccgagaggatgtgcatccggagaacaatggGGAGCGCCGCCGAAATCTGACTCGGACCGAGTAGAACATGGAAATcgtagacaactacgcatccgccgactgtcccgtaaatgccgcaagcgttacggttgaaaatatgccgaccactaatgcatatttatccgcgtaacgctcgcggacgggaagtgacacctaggttacgcaactttacttgaaaaatgaatctagtgatgtAAAAAATATGGAGGAGGTGGagttttagctcaccctcggcgaTGTCGGCGACCGTCTCGAATCGTGTCAAGCAGTAGGGACCCGGGGTCGTCACGCCATCGGCCTAGTTTAGACAAATTCATTGTCAAGTTCAATACATATATCAAATGTGCACAATCACAATACAaatagttcaaaacttgaaaagtcttACGTGATAGAACATAGCATAATTAGAAAATTACATCATTTCTTCAATCTACGGTTTCGCATTGCCATGAAAGCTTCAACAATGACATCACCACTTACATTAATGAACACCCTCACTCGATAAATGTCACTAAGCAATGGTTCAAGAGCTCATCACCCAtactatttttcaaatttgagaaGCAATTTACACACCGGCCGATGAGCAATATCAATTTGAGAAGCAATTTACACCGGCCGATGAGCAATATCAATTTGAGAAGCAATTTACACACTTAACACTTATGAGATACACGCTACGGTCTACGAGAGAGAAGAGAATAGGGGCTCAACTGCGTGTGCTCGTCGGCGTGTAAGAGCTCAAGAGCAGGGTCCAGGGCGAAGCGCAGAGGCGGCGGCGGGAAGAAGAGCGGCGGCAGAGCCGGCGAGCTGAGCCGGGGACCAGGGCAGCGCGGGCGCAGAGCCGCAGACGCGGTGAGCCGGCGGAgcgagggaggaggaggcggcgacggtgaggtggaggcgacggcggggttggcgcaggcggcggcggcgcgaggttggtggagcggcggcggcgggcgaggttggtggagcggcggcgcggcgggggTTAGTGGAGAGCGGCGCAGCGAGAGCGGGAgttgcggcggcgcggcggcggcgcgaggttGGCGACGCGGCGCGGGGTTGGTGGAAGCGATGGCGGCGCGGGTTGGAGGAAAGCGATGGCGTGCGGGGTCGGTCGGCCCGGCATAACTAAccctggctgtgccgacggctaggccGTCGGCACACGTTTTTTTTTCTtgcttttttcctttttatttctatGACTAGTTTTATTTTTTCGTtgtcttttttcctttttatttctttatttacttttgtagtGGTTGCTAGGAGCTGAGCGCGCGGGGTGGAGGAGCTGAGGGTGGCGACACATAAAATGACtccgacacataaaatgacgccacacataaaacggggccgccgggacatgcggtatcccagttccgtcttttgcagtggttactaggacacataaaatgacgccacgcggctccgctcgattttttggctccgtttgctttgccaactcgcAAAAAACgggccgccggacatgcggtatggccgttccgggcgcgcggttgcacccgtccgccaacgcgcgaaacggaaaacatttagcacataaaatgacgcgtcctagacctaaaaccatttttccctccatttattgagcgaaggaaagtgtcgccggttcaaatccggtcggtttccggcggattcggcggggcaccgcgagaagcgggtgggattcccgagatggcttccgcgcgcatatggcatgtgataggtggtgcgtaggaggtatcctaccgctgcgcggaggtcccgcgcgatacgatgaaatgcgcaccatgtagctgcttcacaaaaaaagcccttccggcaccgaaaatggaaaaaccgtcgctcgtggttcggattggaaatccgcgaccggggccttgcttcccatcctagggcccacgcacgtatccaaatatggcctcgttccgacaaactatgtggtgaaacgggccgtttcctactcatttcccctaaaagccatagaactccggacgagatagccctgttcgtgaagggttctccaagataattgccgtatcccagttccgtcttttgcagtggttactaggacacataaaatgacgccacgcggctccgctcgatttttttgcatccttttcctttgccaaatgcgcaaaacggggccgccgggacatgcttggtatggccgtaccggcgcgcggttgcacccgtccgccaacgcgcgaaacggaaaacatttagcacataaaatgatgcgtcatagacctaaaaccattttccctccatttattgagtgaaggaaagtgtcgccccagttcaaatccggtcagtttccagcggattcggcggggcaccgcaggaagccgggtgggattcccagatggcttccgcgcgcatatggcatgtgataggtggtgcgtaggaggtatcctaccgctgcgcggaggtcccgcgcgatactgaaatgcgcaccatgtagctgcttcacaaaaagcccttaggcacccgaaaatggaaaaaccgtcgccgtggttggattggaaatccgcgaccgggccttgcttcccatcctagggcccacgcacgtgccaaatatggcctcgttcgacaaactatgtggtgaaacgggccgtttcctactcatttcccctaaaagccatagaactcggacgagatagccctgttcgtgaagggttctccaagataattgccgtatcccagttccgtcttttgcagtggttactaggacacataaaatgacgccacgcggctccgctcgattttggctccgtttgctttgccaagctagcgcaaaacggggccgcgggacatgcggtatggccgcacgggcgcgcggttgcacccgtccgccaacgcgcgaaacggaaaacatttagcacataaaatgacacgtcctagacctaaaaccttTTTTACCTTAATTTAAAGAGCGAAGGAAACAGTCACCCCAGATAAAATCCGGTCagattccagcggattcggcggggcaccgcaggaagcgggtgggattcccagttggcttccgcgcgcatatggcatgtgataggtggtgcgtaggaggtatcctcccGCTGcgaggaggtcccgcgcgatcttgaaatgcgcaccatgtagctgcttcacaaaaaaagcccttcggcaccccgaaaatggaaaaaccgtcgccgtggttcggattggaaatccgcgaccggggccttgcttcccatcctagggcccacgcacgtgccaaatatggcctcgttccgacaaactatgtggtgaaacgggccgtttcctactcatttcccctaaaagccatagaactcacggacgagatagccctgttcgtgaagggttctccaagataattgccgtatcccagttccgtcttttgcggtggttactaggacacataaaatgacgccacgcgctgctccgctcgatttttggctccgtttgctttgccaactgcgcaaaacggggccgcgggacatgcggtatggccgtgctggcgcgcggttgcacccgtcccgccaacgcgaaacggaaaacatttagcacataaaatgacgcgtcctagacctaaaaccatttttccctccatttattgagcgaaggaaagtgtcgccccagttcaaatccggtcagtttccagcggattcggcggggcaccgcaggaagcgggtgggattcccagatggcttccgcgcgcatatggcatgtgataggtggtgcgtaggaggtatcctaccgctgcgcggaggtcccgcgcgatactgaaatgcgcaccatgtagctgcttcacaaaaaaagcccttccggcacccgaaaatggaaaaactgtcgccgtggttcggattggaaatccgcgaccgggccttgcttcccatcctagggcccacgcacgtgccaaatatggcctcgttccgacaaactatgtggtgaaacgggccgtttcctactcatttcccctaaaagccacagatctacccctatagctttctccgtgtgacggtgtaacaatggattttttatttgctttggtttgtttaggacatatgtacatgggaaaccataggttgggcttactttaccataaaataggctccattttagccgtgcAGGGAGTTTGCACATCTGTAttccggattttcaccaagtctttGGCCCATGTCTGCCGAAAAtcttcaacgccgggtacatgcaaggttagccaaaccctacatcacacttgtgcacatatgctagggacatatgcaagtttttaagcggatCCCACGATCCCAACCTCATGAActacttcggaaaccctagggcggggaccccgcagatctacccctatagctttctccgtgtgacggtgtaacaatggatttttttatttgctttggtttgtttaggacatatgtacatgggaaaccataggttgggcttactttaccataaaataggctccattttagccgtaccgggagtttgcacatacgagatctggattttcaccaagtgctggcccatgtctgcgaaaatcgtcaacgccgggtacatgcaaggttagccaaaccctacctcacacttgtgcacatatgctagggacatatgcaagttttgctgcggttccgacgctccgctgatctgtatcttcggaaaccctagggcggggaccccgcagatctacccctatagctttctccgtgtgacggtgtaacaatggatttttttatttgctttggtttgtttaggacatatgtacatgggaaaccataggttgggcttactttaccataaaataggctccattttagccgtaccgggagtttgcacatacgagatcctggattttcaccaagtcttggcccatgtctgcgaaaatcgtcaacgccgggtacatgcaaggttagccaaaccctacatcacacttgtgcacatatgctagggacatatgcaagtttttaagcggttccgacgctccgcagtctgtatcttcggaaaccctagggcggggaccccgcagatctacccctatagctttctccgtgtgacggtgtaacaatggatttggttatttgctttggtttgtttaggacatatgtacatggga
This region of Lolium perenne isolate Kyuss_39 chromosome 2, Kyuss_2.0, whole genome shotgun sequence genomic DNA includes:
- the LOC139836197 gene encoding uncharacterized protein, which codes for MKLKQPDLSQPQPSLPEYYGFAEEELDKYCSVFKGLHPEVDDPIEQETDLTAIMVAGSGAEHGRTKLLSGVIKPQRTLTQIRSTLTAGDPPVAPPRHRRTDAHFEAAYAAAYENYLTVVAEWDLKRAAWEEYQEATSRAVRTFFQTGERIALPEEEPPRPGPTPVCPSREAFAATYYARTPGTGSSRNRPSPGSSREGTPMHPGRHSPGASGFSPAGDGSGHGSTSVYLDKGRTPEFTSRTP
- the LOC139836198 gene encoding uncharacterized protein, encoding MPSDEDYNNIDPVTYEGIFYQEQENFGDFEIEIGLEDLENEAHLHGETVVDLKDIQMLTKLHEGNGFNDETPPDIPTQPHYSHDTDSDSENENPMPRYENPMPHYDSDDSR